One stretch of Cheilinus undulatus linkage group 5, ASM1832078v1, whole genome shotgun sequence DNA includes these proteins:
- the LOC121509881 gene encoding E3 SUMO-protein ligase ZBED1-like, with protein sequence MKRSGRRRSSVWDCFEQVGSFVRCTKCEVTLKYCGGATSSMINHMSRYHPSPTPPDEDEKPVICGGHCIDEESTANSDIMQVSVMSPNVNMTSAQHERDYGERKRLKRSSVWDIFIKVDDEVHCTLCDTKLKYKSSTTSMMYHIKNKHPDSVPNDGVSVATHAEVTELICRMIEKDLLPISVVNGDGFRDLLAYTVPNYKMPSPGDITRLIEGHFQEKVEELIGQLGKVEKVALTVDIWTALQFQRYTTVSCSFITEDWQGRSAVLQTHKLSSDSHNSADSITESLLNTVHNWGLAGKVTACVHNNTEDIFSAPACPPVTWDYATCFATTLQLAVNDGLSEDIVRIIAAAGKLVKHFNHNLLASEALVQKQVQMCLPQHKLIQSQKARWDTICDMFERLLEQRWAIKAVLSDRTFTNRQEAQILEIGDDCWQIIESFTPVLATLKWATTVISAETEVSISNIYPITFSLIQIHLVPKEHDVEQVSEFKMKVQKSLRNHMEVDSNDLASKPALIASMLDPRHKHLSFLTPTGRLAAKVKLHELVSKQDVITKDEQQETPVTPGISQVPLPSQTRSDTKNTMMLLLGDNYSSSYATDSEAQVDYYLRDIAPSLDINPLDWWRVNGPRFPKLATLARHYLCIPGVSLPSLLSEAGQTYSTIRTRLSPEHVDMMIFVNRNI encoded by the exons ATGAAGCGCTCCGGGAGGAGACGGAGCTCTGTGTGGGACTGCTTTGAACAAGTGGGGAGCTTTGTTCGCTGCACGAAATGTGAGGTTACGCTGAAGTACTGCGGCGGAGCCACCAGCTCCATGATAAACCACATGAGCAGGTACCATCCATCCCCAACACCCCCCGACGAAGACGAGAAACCGGTGATCTGCGGGGGCCATTGTATCGACGAGGAGAGTACGGCTAATTCAGACATCATGCAGGTGTCTGTCATGTCACCCAACGTTAACATGACAAGCGCCCAGCACGAGCGTGACTATGGGGAGAGAAAGCGCCTGAAGCGGAGCTCTGTTTGGGACATTTTTATTAAAGTGGACGACGAGGTCCACTGCACTTTGTGCGACACGAAGCTGAAATACAAGAGCAGCACTACCAGTATGATGTaccacattaaaaacaagcacCCGGACTCTGTGCCTAACGATGGTGTGTCAGTAGCAACACATGCAGAGGTGACTGAGCTGATCTGCAGAATGATAGAGAAGGACCTGCTTCCCATCAGTGTGGTCAATGGGGATGGTTTTAGGGACCTTCTTGCATACACTGTGCCCAACTATAAGATGCCATCTCCCGGGGATATTACCCGTCTTATTGAGGGCCATTTCCAGGAGAAGGTAGAGGAGCTTATAGGGCAGCTGGGGAAGGTGGAGAAAGTTGCTCTCACTGTTGACATCTGGACAGCTCTTCAGTTCCAGAGGTACACTACAGTTTCCTGCTCATTCATAACAGAAGACTGGCAGGGGAGATCTGCTGtgctgcagacacacaaactaTCATCAGACAGCCACAATTCTGCAGACAGCATCACGGAAAGCCTTCTTAACACTGTGCATAACTGGGGTCTTGCTGGAAAAGTGACAGCGTGTGTTCACAACAACACAGAGGACATATTTTCAGCCCCTGCATGCCCCCCTGTTACATGGGACTACGCCACTTGCTTTGCCACTACATTGCAGCTTGCAGTCAACGATGGGCTTAGCGAGGATATAGTCCGCATCATTGCTGCTGCAGGAAAACTAGTCAAGCACTTTAATCATAACCTGCTGGCAAGTGAGGCATTGGTGCAAAAGCAGGTTCAGATGTGCCTGCCTCAGCACAAGCTCATCCAATCACAGAAAGCTAGATGGGACACAATTTGCGACATGTTTGAGCGGTTACTGGAGCAGCGGTGGGCAATCAAAGCTGTGCTTTCTGATCGCACATTTACCAACAGACAGGAAGCCCAGATTCTTGAGATTGGGGATGATTGTTGGCAAATAATTGAGAGTTTCACACCTGTGCTGGCAACACTGAAATGGGCAACTACAGTGATATCTGCAGAAACAGAAGTATCCATTTCAAACATCTATCCGATCACATTCAGTCTCATTCAGATCCACCTTGTGCCCAAAGAGCATGATGTTGAACAAGTCTCTGAGTTCAAAATGAAGGTTCAGAAGTCACTTAGAAATCACATGGAG GTTGACTCCAACGACCTCGCCTCGAAACCAGccctgatcgcctccatgctgGACCCCCGCCACAAACATCTCAGCTTCCTTACACCGACAGGAAGACTGGCTGCAAAGGTTAAACTGCATGAACTGGTATCAAAACAAGATGTGATCACAAAAGACGAGCAGCAAGAGACCCCGGTAACACCTGGTATTAGCCAGGTACCTTTGCCCTCACAAACAAGAAGTGACACCAAAAACACCATGATGTTGCTCCTGGGAGACAACTACAGCTCTTCCTATGCTACGGACTCTGAGGCCCAGGTAGATTACTACCTGAGAGACATTGCTCCCTCACTGGACATAAATCCTCTGGACTGGTGGAGGGTAAATGGACCAAGATTCCCAAAACTGGCCACTCTGGCAAGACATTACCTGTGCATACCTGGGGTGTCACTGCCATCTTTGTTGTCTGAGGCTGGACAAACTTATTCAACAATACGTACAAGACTTAGTCCAGAGCATGTTGACATGATGATCTTTgtaaacagaaacatttaa
- the LOC121509226 gene encoding uncharacterized protein C2orf81 homolog, whose translation MPRSAVKSQADKRQRRPSVQMTTPSVENMEDEAVISGCLTKAQWISQLIQEDADETVGEIMEDLLSRVMEGCFKVYIKNQMAPFSTSWAKSYHKQTVEQKIMCLDERDIPEEVAETEDSEPLPTIFDSWAQGCVLVIQGPTQQLHPTQQQVADIKHIPPQVDPSPNQQCSAKAQKRSSPKQSQDQKSPRRPLTDECCKVFTPHPPPKLIRKKIQPVNLPPKPVQSKLLPPLSCSAERRDGEVGSKNTRHSISSHMTGSFYQQKISKPIPKLDPSCLPQHCIFPQYEIVDEDCTKPVSKKPSGLSKLEPRKTSLKNLTKSTNKQEGMVSSGPLRLDTMGLAKGVSLLDSQTVDMNSLKLNLPALSTNLKPIRRDVVVPMFSVDQVTTGLSPQVTHCFSSTTVTTDDKM comes from the exons ATGCCCCGCTCAGCAGTCAAATCCCAAGCTGACAAGCGTCAACGTAGGCCATCTGTCCAAATGACCACACCTTCAGTAGAGAACATGGAAGATGAAGCAGTTATATCAGGATGCTTAACTAAGGCCCAATGGATAAGCCAGTTGATCCAGGAGGATGCAGATGAGACAGTAGGGGAAATCATGGAGGACCTGTTAAGCCGAGTCATGGAAGGATGTTTCAAGGTGTACATCAAAAACCAG ATGGCACCTTTCTCCACATCCTGGGCCAAAAGCTACCACAAACAGACTGTAGAGCAGAAAATCATGTGCCTGGATGAAAGAGACATACCAGAGGAAGTAGCTGAAACAGAAGATTCAGAGCCTCTGCCTACAATTTTCGACAGCTGGGCTCAAGGATGTGTGCTTGTAATTCAAGGTCCTACACAACAACTTCACCCCACTCAGCAGCAG GTGGCTGATATTAAGCACATCCCACCACAGGTGGACCCAAGTCCAAACCAACAATGCAGCGCAAAAGCTCAAAAAAGAAGTTCCCCAAAGCAATCTCAGGATCAAAAGAGTCCAAGGAGACCCCTCACAGATGAGTGTTGTAAAGTGTTTACTCCTCACCCACCACCAAAACTTATTAGGAAAAAAATACAGCCTGTAAATCTACCTCCTAAGCCAGTTCAAAGTAAATTGCTGCCACCTCTGTCCTGTTCAGCAGAGAGAAGGGATGGAGAGGTAGGCAGTAAAAATACACGACATTCGATTTctagtcacatgactgggtcaTTTTATCAACAAAAGATCAGCAAACCCATACCAAAGCTTGATCCCTCCTGCCTGCCTCAACACTGCATCTTTCCTCAGTATGAGATTGTGGATGAAGACTGCACTAAACCAGTCTCTAAGAAACCAAGTGGACTATCCAAGCTTGAACCAAGGAAAACTTCCCTGAAGAACTTGACTAAATCTACAAATAAACAAGAAGGTATGGTTTCCTCTGGGCCTTTAAGATTGGACACAATGGGTTTGGCCAAAGGTGTTTCTCTCCTGGATTCTCAGACAGTTGACATGAACTCTCTCAAGTTAAATCTTCCTGCCTTGTCTACCAATCTGAAGCCAATACGAAGGGATGTAGTGGTGCCGATGTTTTCTGTTGATCAGGTTACCACAGGTCTATCACCTCAGGTCACCCACTGTTTCAGTTCAACAACTGTGACCACTGACGATAAAATGTAA
- the wdr54 gene encoding WD repeat-containing protein 54 isoform X1 yields the protein MYHKEKSIQIKNSASSLYNNLSVQRIAPRRLTYFTVVHANVVNMVSASWDGLNYSHRQLQSKEPNVATSTSLIMQAAFCVLPSRDLLVVTSQKGIQMYESDGSIMVYWHALDTPETPTAQAVFARGISAVWQNYICVGVSSGSILVFDVPSKGSNITLSEVLEEHKEPITDLASECSGSQECIADLVSADDGGSLCVWKSGEEFQLLNKIAGFDMTCSSVKLWKGTVVAGYGSGQIRIYEAVTGILHAEINAHARWIYSLDIAPFSGLLLSAAEDSLVRVWHLTLTPETNSVEVAHLHNECVTDTQICGAKFCDGDGYAFAVTGYDLSEIIRYTQT from the exons ATGTATCACAAGGAGAAGAGCATCCAGATCAAAAACAGCGCCTCGTCGCTTTACAACAACCTGAGCGTGCAGCGCATCGCCCCGCGGCGCCTCACCTACTTCACCGTGGTTCACGCTAATGTGGTGAACATGGTCAGCGCCTCCTGGGACGGCCTCAACTACTCTCATCGTCAGCTTCAGTCGAAGGAGCCCAACGTCGCCACAAGTACATCTCTCATCATGCAG gctgcattttgtgttttgcCCTCTCGTGACCTGCTTGTGGTGACCTCTCAGAAAGGCATCCAG ATGTATGAATCTGATGGCTCTATCATGGTGTACTGGCATGCATTGGATACTCCGGAAACACCTACAG CTCAAGCCGTGTTTGCTCGAGGGATTTCCGCAGTGTGGCAGAATTATATATGTGTTG gTGTTTCCTCTGGATCCATCCTAGTATTTGATGTTCCCAGTAAAGGCAGTAATATCACACTGTCTGAGGTGCTAGAAGAACATAAGGAGCCCATCACAGACTTGGCCTCAGAGTGTTCTGGCAGCCAG GAGTGTATAGCTGATCTGGTCAGTGCAGATGATGGGGgcagtctgtgtgtgtggaagTCTGGGGAGGAATTTCAGCTGCTTAATAAGATTGCTGGTTTTGA TATGACATGTTCATCAGTCAAGCTGTGGAAAGGTACAGTGGTGGCAGGTTATGGTTCAGGCCAGATCCGTATTTATGAGGCTGTGACAGGAATTCTGCATGCAGAAATCAATGCCCATGCTCGCTGGATATATTCGCTGGACATTGCACCTTTTTCAGGGCTA CTCCTTTCTGCAGCTGAGGACTCTCTGGTCAGGGTGTGGCACCTGACACTGACCCCAGAGACCAACAGTGTGGAG gTTGCACATTTGCACAATGAGTGTGTGACAGACACACAGATCTGCGGGGCCAAGTTCTGTGACGGTGATGGTTATGCCTTTGCAGTGACGGGATATGATCTGAGTGAGATTATTCGTTACACACAGACATAG
- the wdr54 gene encoding WD repeat-containing protein 54 isoform X2 — protein sequence MYHKEKSIQIKNSASSLYNNLSVQRIAPRRLTYFTVVHANVVNMVSASWDGLNYSHRQLQSKEPNVATSTSLIMQAAFCVLPSRDLLVVTSQKGIQMYESDGSIMVYWHALDTPETPTAQAVFARGISAVWQNYICVGVSSGSILVFDVPSKGSNITLSEVLEEHKEPITDLASECSGSQECIADLVSADDGGSLCVWKSGEEFQLLNKIAGFDMTCSSVKLWKGTVVAGYGSGQIRIYEAVTGILHAEINAHARWIYSLDIAPFSGLLLSAAEDSLVRVWHLTLTPETNSVEVAHLHNECVTDTQICGAKFCDGDGYAFAVTGYDLMSDF from the exons ATGTATCACAAGGAGAAGAGCATCCAGATCAAAAACAGCGCCTCGTCGCTTTACAACAACCTGAGCGTGCAGCGCATCGCCCCGCGGCGCCTCACCTACTTCACCGTGGTTCACGCTAATGTGGTGAACATGGTCAGCGCCTCCTGGGACGGCCTCAACTACTCTCATCGTCAGCTTCAGTCGAAGGAGCCCAACGTCGCCACAAGTACATCTCTCATCATGCAG gctgcattttgtgttttgcCCTCTCGTGACCTGCTTGTGGTGACCTCTCAGAAAGGCATCCAG ATGTATGAATCTGATGGCTCTATCATGGTGTACTGGCATGCATTGGATACTCCGGAAACACCTACAG CTCAAGCCGTGTTTGCTCGAGGGATTTCCGCAGTGTGGCAGAATTATATATGTGTTG gTGTTTCCTCTGGATCCATCCTAGTATTTGATGTTCCCAGTAAAGGCAGTAATATCACACTGTCTGAGGTGCTAGAAGAACATAAGGAGCCCATCACAGACTTGGCCTCAGAGTGTTCTGGCAGCCAG GAGTGTATAGCTGATCTGGTCAGTGCAGATGATGGGGgcagtctgtgtgtgtggaagTCTGGGGAGGAATTTCAGCTGCTTAATAAGATTGCTGGTTTTGA TATGACATGTTCATCAGTCAAGCTGTGGAAAGGTACAGTGGTGGCAGGTTATGGTTCAGGCCAGATCCGTATTTATGAGGCTGTGACAGGAATTCTGCATGCAGAAATCAATGCCCATGCTCGCTGGATATATTCGCTGGACATTGCACCTTTTTCAGGGCTA CTCCTTTCTGCAGCTGAGGACTCTCTGGTCAGGGTGTGGCACCTGACACTGACCCCAGAGACCAACAGTGTGGAG gTTGCACATTTGCACAATGAGTGTGTGACAGACACACAGATCTGCGGGGCCAAGTTCTGTGACGGTGATGGTTATGCCTTTGCAGTGACGGGATATGATCTGA TGTCTGACTTTTGA